In Granulicella mallensis MP5ACTX8, the sequence GAGATCGGCCTGGCGCTGTTCATCGTGACCATTGTGGTCAATGCGATTGCGCGGCTGCTGGTCTGGGCTGTGACGCGCGGAAACTCGGCGAGGGCTGTCTAATGGGATCTCTTCCAACACGCTCCGCGAACTTTGAACGCTTGAGCAGAGCTCGGCGCACGGTGACCGATCACTTCGTGACCGGGCTTGCCATCCTGAGCACCGTCGTGGTGCTGGTTCCGCTGGTGGCGATTCTTGGCTATCTGATCTACAAGGGCGCCAGCTCGCTGAACTTTGCTTTCTTTACGCATATCCCGGCGCCGGTCGGAGAGCAGGGCGGCGGCATGTCGAACGCCATCGTTGGCTCCGGTGTGGTGCTGGGGTTGGCGAGTCTTTTGGGAATCCCGGTGGGTATCGGTGCTGGCGTCTATCTGGCTGAGTATGGCCAGGGACGGATGCTGGGAAACATCATCCGTTTCACCGCCGACGTATTGAACGGCGTGCCTTCGATCGTGATGGGCATGGCTGCCTTCGCACTGATCGTGGCCAAGCAGCAGCACTATTCGGCGTTTGCCGGTGGAGTGGCGCTGGCCATCATGATGGTGCCGACCATAACTCGCACCACCGAAGAGATGCTGGCCACCGTGCCCCACGCTATCCGCGAGGCGGCGCTCGGCCTGGGAATTCCGAAGTGGCGGACCGTTCTATCGGTAAGTTTGAGAACGGCTTCGCCGGGTATTATCACTGGCTGTATGCTTGCGTTCGCGCGCGTTGCGGGTGAGACCGCGCCGCTGATCTTTACGGCTTTCGGTAATGAGTTCTGGAGCTTCAGTCTCAAGGAGCCTATCGCAGCCTTGCCGCTGGAGATCTATAAGTATGCGATCTCGCCTTACGATGAGTGGCATCGTCTGGCCTGGGGCGGAGCTCTGGTGCTGATTGCGATGATCATGGTCTCGGTGACGCTGGTGCGAATCTTTGCCAATCGTGGCGTGCTCAAAGGAGGGCATTAGGTGGGAGCCGACATTCGCGTCGAAAACTTGAATGCGTGGTATGGACAGACACACACGCTCAAGGACATTAATCTGCATATTCCCGCGAATCATGCGACTGCTCTCATTGGGCCGTCGGGTTGCGGCAAATCGACCTTTGTCCGCTGCCTGAATCGCATGCACGAGACGAACCCGATCGCACGCGCGGAGGGTACGGTACGCATTGGCGACATCGATATCTACAAAGATGCCGCGCCGGTTGAGATTCGCCGCCGTATCGGCATGGTCTTTCAGCGGCCGAATCCCTTTCCCACGATGTCCATCTACGACAACGTCGCGAGCGGCCTGAAGCTGAACGGATTCCGCAATAAGCGCGTGCTGGACGAGGTTGTTGAGCGCAGCCTGAAGTCGGCGGCGCTGTGGGACGAGGTCAAGGACGACCTGAAGAAGAAGTCTGGCGCCAGCATCTCCGGCGGTCAGCAGCAGCGGCTGTGCATCGCCCGCGCTTTGGCTGTCGATCCCGAAGTCCTGTTGATGGATGAGCCAGCCAGCGCGCTCGACCCGGTGTCTACCGCTAAGATCGAAGATCTGATCTTTCAACTGAAGAGCCAGTACACAATCGTAATCGTGACGCACAACATGCAGCAGGCTGCCCGCGTGGCGGAGCATACCGGCTTTTTCCTCACGGGTACTTTAGTAGAGTTCGATAAGACGCATAAGATATTTACCAATCCTTCTGACAAGCGCACGGAAGACTACATTACGGGGAGATTCGGTTGATGCGAATCAAATTCCAGCAGAACCTGGACGAGTTGAAAGAACGGCTGCTGGTCATGGCCGGTCTAGTCGAGCAAGCCATTCAACGCGCCACCGAGTCGTATTCGACTCGCGATCTCGGTCTGTGCGAGATGGTGCTGCGCTCCGAGCCGGCGATCAACCGCATGGAGCGCGAGATCGATCAGGCTGCGCTGGATCTGCTGGCCATGGAACAGCCGATGGCTGTCGATCTTCGGTTCATCATCGCGGTCATCCGCATCAACGCCGACCTGGAGCGCGTCGGCGACCAGGCGGTCAACATTGCTCAGCGGGTGCAGGACCTGGGGATGTTCGCCAACGTCGATGTGCCGGTGGATATTCCCAAGCTCGCCTCGCTGTCCTCGGCGATGGTGCGCAAGGCACTGCAAGCGTTTATTGAAGGCGATGCCGATATGGCGCAGGCGGTACTCGCGCTCGACGATCAGGTCGACGAGATGAATTCCGCGGCGTTCCGGTCGTTGAGCTCGCTGATTGGCGAGCGCCCCGAGATGACGCCGCAGGCTCTGAACGCGCTGATCATCTCCCGGAACCTGGAACGGGTGGGTGACCACGCGACGAATATCGCGGAAGACGTGATCTTCTGGGTACGCGGTGCGGATGTGCGGCACGGTGCTATCGCAGAAGAGTAATATCTGGCCCTGTGTCTGATTAGCCACAGGGCACCCTTCTATCCTCCTGTCTCAGCGTGATATTCTCGATGAGATAGGAGCCCCTGACGACATGTTCTCCGAGCCCTTCTATGACCCGGCAAGATCATACCAGGGCAATTTC encodes:
- the pstB gene encoding phosphate ABC transporter ATP-binding protein PstB, with the translated sequence MGADIRVENLNAWYGQTHTLKDINLHIPANHATALIGPSGCGKSTFVRCLNRMHETNPIARAEGTVRIGDIDIYKDAAPVEIRRRIGMVFQRPNPFPTMSIYDNVASGLKLNGFRNKRVLDEVVERSLKSAALWDEVKDDLKKKSGASISGGQQQRLCIARALAVDPEVLLMDEPASALDPVSTAKIEDLIFQLKSQYTIVIVTHNMQQAARVAEHTGFFLTGTLVEFDKTHKIFTNPSDKRTEDYITGRFG
- the phoU gene encoding phosphate signaling complex protein PhoU, translating into MRIKFQQNLDELKERLLVMAGLVEQAIQRATESYSTRDLGLCEMVLRSEPAINRMEREIDQAALDLLAMEQPMAVDLRFIIAVIRINADLERVGDQAVNIAQRVQDLGMFANVDVPVDIPKLASLSSAMVRKALQAFIEGDADMAQAVLALDDQVDEMNSAAFRSLSSLIGERPEMTPQALNALIISRNLERVGDHATNIAEDVIFWVRGADVRHGAIAEE
- the pstA gene encoding phosphate ABC transporter permease PstA, giving the protein MGSLPTRSANFERLSRARRTVTDHFVTGLAILSTVVVLVPLVAILGYLIYKGASSLNFAFFTHIPAPVGEQGGGMSNAIVGSGVVLGLASLLGIPVGIGAGVYLAEYGQGRMLGNIIRFTADVLNGVPSIVMGMAAFALIVAKQQHYSAFAGGVALAIMMVPTITRTTEEMLATVPHAIREAALGLGIPKWRTVLSVSLRTASPGIITGCMLAFARVAGETAPLIFTAFGNEFWSFSLKEPIAALPLEIYKYAISPYDEWHRLAWGGALVLIAMIMVSVTLVRIFANRGVLKGGH